One window of Branchiostoma lanceolatum isolate klBraLanc5 chromosome 6, klBraLanc5.hap2, whole genome shotgun sequence genomic DNA carries:
- the LOC136437618 gene encoding uncharacterized protein — protein MNIAQVNIRSINTSATLVEHMCRKQNIDTLCLSEVWNKTDKPQCLKTWNWTFRSRATKRGGGVAITTKEHIKVLEIKLTNTTHADIAAANIYADTSSFTLISAYVPPDNKDGIDEVMRVLKSLQGTNKPLILCGDLNARHPAWGDERENHLGHHLNSHLLANNLHVINNYRPTRENIVIDLTITNKQATQLIERWRVQPEVQLKTDHHLITMQIGIKKPDTKVQRWDLRNVDWEQWEKTTHEQFENWLEENRDHTEPSNINTSDLYESFKDTLNKCTDGIISKKTITKHSKGHWNAALEQQMKTTKTALRKFHRRRDTHNLNIYLKEKETLTLMEEDEQNKHWQAQLKSMDPRRPQGFWKTIKTHLNKNTKTVIQPLNLSKRRHSHHRRRHCTSSYRDLRP, from the coding sequence ATGAACATCGCCCAGGTGAACATCCGCTCCATCAACACATCTGCCACACTAGTCGAACACATGTGCAGAAAACAGAACATTGACACACTCTGCCTGTCAGAAGTCTGGAATAAAACGGACAAACCCCAGTGCCTGAAAACTTGGAATTGGACTTTCAGGAGTAGAGCAACAAAGAGAGGAGGAGGAGTTGCCATTACTACCAAAGAACACATCAAAGTACTAGAGATAAAGCTGACCAACACAACACATGCAGACATCGCTGCCGCGAACATCTACGCAGACACCAGCAGCTTTACTCTCATCTCAGCCTATGTTCCACCTGATAACAAAGATGGAATAGATGAAGTCATGAGAGTACTCAAGTCTCTCCAAGGCACCAACAAACCTCTGATACTGTGCGGAGACCTAAATGCCCGGCACCCTGCATGGGGAGATGAAAGAGAAAACCACCTTGGACACCATCTCAACAGCCACCTGCTGGCAAACAACCTCCATGTCatcaacaactacagaccaACAAGAGAAAACATCGTCATTGACCTAACTATCACTAACAAGCAAGCAACGCAACTGATTGAAAGATGGAGGGTACAACCCGAAGTTCAACTGAAAACAGACCACCACCTGATCACAATGCAAATCGGCATCAAGAAACCAGACACCAAAGTCCAAAGATGGGACCTTCGAAATGTAGACTGGGAGCAATGGGAAAAAACCACACACGAACAATTTGAGAACTGGCTAGAAGAAAACAGAGACCACACAGAACCATCTAACATCAACACATCTGACCTCTACGAAAGCTTCAAAGACACACTGAACAAATGCACAGACGGAATCATAAGCAAGAAGACCATCACCAAGCACAGCAAAGGACACTGGAATGCAGCACTTGAACAACAAATGAAGACCACAAAAACAGCCCTAAGAAAATTTCACAGAAGAAGAGACACTCACAATCTCAACATATACCTAAAAGAGAAAGAAACGCTCACCCTCATGGAAGAAGACGAACAGAACAAGCACTGGCAAGCACAACTAAAAAGTATGGACCCAAGGAGACCACAGGGCTTCTGGAAGACTATCAAAACCCACCTAAACAAGAACACTAAGACCGTCATACAGCCACTGAATCTAAGTAAACGGAGACATAGCCACCACAGACGAAGACATTGCACAAGTAGCTACAGAGACCTACGCCCCTAG